One genomic window of Punica granatum isolate Tunisia-2019 chromosome 1, ASM765513v2, whole genome shotgun sequence includes the following:
- the LOC116192405 gene encoding proline-rich receptor-like protein kinase PERK3, producing the protein MMRLGSYCQLMTVISVSFLCLFTIFIQSSCAANDHSPVPAPPSPDNSSACVLDFSTYNYKPSGDCLRSKEKIDEWGSYPTTLCCRNALTVLSEALAIQARNRTLGSDNIFLGQGHWVNCSGNFQRQHSVSIHSCGFENLFYGSSKCSNLSLSNMTDSVFLGEEQFGEAKNNCSTFGSSFDSVCSACAKGVLALRDAVLEKLGVKENKTEQAICEVGVVISLAAEMIYDTSWTDDFFQCLRVLDKLDPDYVKIKYKTVKVVFASLLVIAGFMLIVLLIKYVKRRKPEKPTPSREITTWSGLYRFSKAEIENAINFQNERKSLGRGSAGHVYKGILPSGQAVAIKHINKSNMSDSFTREVEGLSRVRHPNLVCLFGYCIEGGEQYLVYEYCPAGNLAQHLLRKDSGLTWDRRVKILRDCALALRYLHHFIDGCIVHRDIKLTNILLTENLEPKLSDFGLAKMLGMEESKVFTDVRGTIGYMDPEYMSNAKLTCASDIYSFGIVALQLLSGQKVIELDLDARDQLTRKAKDVSMGKRPLSDFEDPRLNGNLNRADFECILQVAVFSVAKSSKDRPTIDTVFEEMDKAWKNTLGDMKTQREINSMATSMSSSFDGKYVIKV; encoded by the exons ATGATGAGATTGGGCAGTTATTGCCAGTTGATGACAGTTATAAGTGTGTCCTTTCTGTGCCTCTTCACTATCTTCATCCAGAGCTCATGTGCCGCCAATGATCATAGTCCCGTGCCAGCGCCGCCCTCTCCCGATAATTCATCCG CATGCGTGCTGGATTTCTCAACATACAATTACAAGCCTAGTGGAGACTGCCTCAGATCAAAGGAGAAGATTGATGAATGGGGCAGCTACCCAACCACTCTCTGTTGCCGGAACGCTCTCACGGTCCTCTCCGAAGCACTAGCTATCCAAGCCCGTAATCGAACACTGGGTTCCGACAACATCTTCCTCGGACAAGGGCACTGGGTCAACTGTAGCGGGAACTTTCAGCGGCAGCACTCAGTCTCCATCCATTCTTGCGGGTTTGAGAACCTCTTCTATGGGAGCAGCAAGTGTTCCAACCTCTCCCTCTCGAACATGACGGATTCGGTCTTCCTAGGAGAAGAGCAGTTCGGCGAGGCCAAAAACAACTGCTCAACCTTTGGGAGTTCGTTTGATTCAGTGTGCAGTGCATGTGCCAAAGGTGTTCTTGCTTTGAGGGATGCGGTGCTTGAAAAGCTTGGTGTAAAGGAGAATAAGACCGAGCAGGCGATCTGTGAGGTTGGGGTGGTGATTTCTCTTGCTGCGGAAATGATCTATGATACGTCATGGACTGATGACTTCTTCCAGTGTCTCCGGGTTCTGGACAAGTTGG ATCCGGACTATGTGAAGATCAAAT ATAAGACAGTGAAGGTAGTCTTCGCGTCACTGCTCGTGATTGCCGGGTTCATGCTGATCGTGCTCCTGATAAAGTACGTGAAGAGGAGAAAGCCCGAGAAACCTACTCCGTCGAGAGAGATAACCACATGGTCGGGCCTCTACCGGTTCTCCAAGGCCGAGATTGAGAATGCCATAAACTTCCAGAATGAGAGGAAGAGCCTCGGTAGAGGAAGTGCTGGGCATGTCTACAAGGGGATCCTCCCGAGCGGACAGGCTGTGGCCATCAAGCACATCAACAAGAGTAATATGTCCGATTCCTTCACGAGGGAGGTTGAAGGCCTCTCACGCGTTCGGCACCCGAACTTGGTGTGTCTCTTCGGTTACTGCATCGAGGGAGGAGAGCAGTACTTGGTTTACGAGTATTGCCCCGCAGGGAATCTTGCTCAACATTTGCTAA GAAAGGACAGTGGTTTGACATGGGACCGGAGAGTTAAGATCCTCAGAGACTGTGCGCTTGCTCTTAGATATCTCCACCACTTCATCGATGGTTGTATCGTTCATCGAGATATCAAG CTTACCAACATTCTTTTGACTGAGAACTTAGAACCAAAGCTCTCCGATTTTGGATTAGCAAAGATGCTCGGGATGGAAGAGAGCAAAGTGTTCACTGATGTTCGAGGAACCATAGGTTACATGGACCCTGAGTACATGAGCAATGCAAAGCTAACTTGTGCTAGTGATATCTATAGTTTTGGGATTGTTGCCCTTCAACTGCTATCTGGACAAAAAGTTATCGAGCTTGATCTTGATGCCCGAGATCAGCTCACAAGAAAG GCAAAGGATGTGTCCATGGGGAAACGTCCTCTATCGGATTTTGAAGATCCGAGGTTGAATGGAAACTTGAACAGAGCAGACTTCGAGTGCATCCTTCAAGTTGCTGTCTTTTCTGTAGCAAAATCGAGCAAAGACCGCCCAACCATAGATACCGTATTTGAGGAGATggacaaagcatggaaaaacACACTCGGAGACATG AAAACACAAAGGGAGATAAATTCGATGGCAACATCCATGTCAAGCTCTTTCGATGGGAAGTATGTGATTAAAGTCTGA